Proteins found in one Lycium ferocissimum isolate CSIRO_LF1 chromosome 6, AGI_CSIRO_Lferr_CH_V1, whole genome shotgun sequence genomic segment:
- the LOC132060985 gene encoding protein MIZU-KUSSEI 1: protein MKQAQQQPFAALPRTSSYNKSSKKIIPANNTYPRSNSSITHEYASDNISDKSLVPKNRNSSSSNNSYNRLTKTRIGVSALIKSLINIISFPTIVLPACKWLNLPTQFSVTSSSSLGRKVTGTLFGHRRGHVSFAVQDDTKSEPVLLIELAISTSSLVKEMSSGLVRIALECEKTAARGGDTAARGGENRRRVGQLQDAEGRVRRVGLFQEPVWTMYCNGRKCGYALSRACTDSDWHVLSTVQSVSVGAGVIPVVDDARKISAAEGELLYMRAKFERVVGSRDSEAFYMMNPDGNGGPELSIFLLRI, encoded by the coding sequence ATGAAACAAGCACAACAACAACCTTTTGCTGCTCTTCCAAGAACAAGCAGCTACAACAAAAgctccaaaaaaattatacctGCTAATAATACTTATCCAAGATCAAATTCTTCAATCACACATGAATATGCATCAGACAACATTTCAGATAAATCCCTCGTACCTAAAAATAGAAACTCATCGTCATCAAACAACAGTTACAACAGATTAACCAAAACTCGTATAGGAGTATCAGCATTAATCAAATCACTAATCAACATTATCTCATTTCCAACTATAGTACTCCCTGCATGCAAATGGCTTAATCTCCCTACACAATTTTCCGTCACGTCTTCGTCGTCGCTCGGCAGAAAAGTCACCGGAACCCTATTCGGTCACCGGAGAGGACACGTCAGCTTCGCTGTACAAGACGACACGAAATCCGAACCGGTGTTACTAATCGAGCTCGCAATCTCCACGTCATCTTTAGTGAAGGAGATGTCGTCCGGTCTCGTGAGGATCGCGTTGGAATGCGAGAAAACGGCGGCGCGTGGGGGAGATACGGCGGCGCGTGGAGGAGAAAACCGGCGGCGCGTGGGGCAGTTACAGGATGCGGAGGGGCGTGTTCGGCGAGTGGGTCTGTTTCAGGAGCCGGTGTGGACGATGTACTGTAATGGGAGGAAGTGTGGGTACGCGCTGTCGAGAGCGTGCACGGATTCGGATTGGCACGTGCTGAGTACGGTGCAGAGTGTGTCGGTCGGGGCGGGTGTGATTCCAGTGGTGGATGATGCACGGAAAATTAGCGCGGCGGAAGGTGAGTTATTGTACATGAGAGCTAAATTTGAACGAGTTGTAGGAAGTCGTGACTCGGAAGCTTTTTATATGATGAATCCTGATGGTAATGGAGGACCTGAACTCAGTATTTTTCTTCTTAGGATATGA